TTCAATCGGGGGCAACAACTTTGCTCGCGTTATGATGGTTGATTGACCAACGGTGATCGACAGTTACAGAGGAAAATTCGCAAATTTCTTCTAGTCGTTTTTGTTGTACCGCAGCTTTACGGAGAGTAATAATTAGTTGATTTACCTGATGTCGTAAATCTGGATT
The Nostoc punctiforme PCC 73102 genome window above contains:
- a CDS encoding DUF5340 domain-containing protein, which translates into the protein MEQIPLPSPIHYELILQLLERQTMLAVNDNPDLRHQVNQLIITLRKAAVQQKRLEEICEFSSVTVDHRWSINHHNASKVVAPD